ttacccaagtGAATGTTCTTATTGTGCAACAGGATGGAACATACACTTGCACTCATTTCCCTGCTTCCTCGTAACTTTTGATCCTACTTCTCACCAACTTCTGACCAATTTCTGACCTGTTACTGCAGAAGGGAAGCAGTCACTGTGATACCAcccccttctcctgctgcagcttcctggCATCTGGGCAGAGGAACAAGGCTCTGGTGTTGCTCACCACCAAGGGAAGGAGTGCTGAGTGGGCTCCACATTCTGTAGACACCAGTGAGTGCACATGAAGGTGTTAAgcagcccagccagctctgctggagacTGCACTTGGCGAGGTGATGCTTCCCACTGCTTTCCAGAAGGAAATCCTGGCCTCAGCCATGCTTTctggccagggcagcccagctggcaggcagggatgaGTCAGGAACtgccctgtgtgcagcagcagctccagctctgtgccagctgcagcccccagcgtttctctttcctcttgtcTTGTTGTTAGCACAGCCTGACCACAGCCTGTGCAGCATTCCCTTCTCCAGAGCAAAGCCTTAATGTGCTGCTTCTGGTGGCACTTCCTTGCTCCACTTTAGGGCAAAATGACACTGaaacagcagatttttaaaaggagttTTTATTGCCAAATCTCAAAGCTCTTTACAAGGAGGAGACAAAGTGCTGCCtttccaggggctgcagcagctgcttttcagatCGTCATCCACACTTGCTCACTTGCAAACTCACTTCCTTCCTGTCACAGACATGTAAACTGGTGGCACAGCCCAAAACACAGACTCACACTCCAGCACTTCAAGCCCAGAGGGTATTCAGGCACAAAACCCCCCGGCCTTAGTGCAGCCAAGAATTAGATGCAAATTTAAATGCATGTTtaaaggaagattaaaaaaaaagtgcatggTGGCAGGATGTACACTGAATATGGGAGGAATATAGAAGGCTGGATGTTTTAGGATGAAACTGCTAAACCTATTagaaaaaacagttaaaatcaAGAGTCTCTAACATAGCATTTGCAGCAGTAAAGTTACTGGGTGATACAGAGATTCCATTTAAGTTATACCTATTTACAAGACATAATACAAATCTAGTAAAATCTGTTAGTACAGCATATACAGTAATTAGCTGTAGgttgtaaaattatttaatttgccCATTTCCTAACAGGTAGAGGATATTTATCTGTTAGGATTCCTACTGATGGCTATTCAGTAAAATGTCAGACATTTATTCATTAGAATATTGagtataatataaaaatatacagtaaATATAAGCACATCCTGTAGGTTTGGCTGTAACAGAGAGGGATGTCTGGTTATTTTCACCAGCACTTTGCCAGACAAGTATCCACAGAACACACCACCATAAGAAAACACTGGGGAGAGCAAAAGCATTTGTGTATAAATTAGGGGACTGAGCTACCCCATAAGCTGTCATTCTCCTGGATTTCAGTGCCAGGCTTTGATTTGCCTGTCCTGAACTTCAGGATTGGCTTCAGCTTTGGGATATGAACCTGTGCCCAGAGTTTGCCCTGGTTTGTGTATACTCCTGTTAATGTGAACTGGGTTTTCCCCCTCCTATCTACTGTTACAGAACTGCATCTTGCAAAAGCCTGCCTGCTCTCTGGAGCTGATGTCCCTCGACTTCCAGTGCACACCAGGTTCTGACAGCTCACATTCATACCACACAGTGTTCGGTAAACAAAAGTGcacatgcagaaaaatacatttagatAGCAGATAGGCACTGAATATTGTCTGTGTTCTTAGCCCTTGTCCTAAGTGTATGACCCATAGCTCACACTGAACCCACAGCAGCAAAAGGCACAGGCCTAGAGTTTGCTCCAAGCTGTGTGTCTCAGGGTGGCCTTAGGACATTGGAAACTCCTTGTCTCAAAGCAAAGCTTCTTGGCACCTGAGCCCTAAGTGTTTGACCATGCAGAATTCACCACGTGACAGAATAACAGGTGAACTCTCATACAACATCTATGGCTGTCTTGAGAAGGGGacttaaaaccaaaaccaaggcTAGTTTAATCAAAAGAGGCAGAAGCACCAGTTGTGGTCACTAGCTGTCTTGCTGGCTCCAGGTCGTAGAAACCAGGGTATGTGGAAGCCTAAAGCCAAACTTTCTGTGCTCAGACCTGAAGTACCTGTGCCTAGCCTAAGAGGAGGCTCAGACGAaactttcctgctgctgtgggtggtgTTTGCAGCCCCCTGCAGACTTGTGGGACCTGGGAAattaggagaaaaagaaatggataAACTAAGAACAAAGTGCTGgcaaatgagagaaaagagtTTAGGTAGCGTGTCACTCCTTAAAACTAGACTGGGAAGATGGCCATTTCCTATGTTTCCACAGCCAGGCTTAAGCAAAGGAGAAGCCCTCTGGGCTGTGACACCATTCTCCTCAAAGCAATTATAGGGAATAGGGGAGAGGACCCATCTCGGGTATGGGGCTATACAATAGCAGTGCAAAGACAGAATTTTGCCACTGCTGTAATCACTGAAGACCACAGGAACTGTGGTGGACAGAGGAAGCTGTGGGAATTGTGCTGGAGCCTTCTGCAATGCCTTCCTCAGACCCTTCCATAGCAATGGATTCTTATTTTCACATACTTAAGCCGTTGGGACCAGCCCCAAAGTGTTGTGTGCAAAATACCCTTTTTTCCATGTGTGTCAATTAGAGAGACCTGGGCCAAACCATGGCTCTCAGGCtggccaggacacagcaggTGGAGACGTGTTCAGTGGGAAGGGGGATCTCACCCACACCCACTGCCTGATGGGCATGCTCCTGTCAGTTACATCCCAACACTGAGGGAACACACATCCCCAAAGCTGCTTTGTGACAGCTCTCCTAGGAAGCTCCTGGGGAACTCCTGGACACAAGATCTCCAAATGCCTGGCTATTTGTTCCAAAAAACACTGAGGGGATTCAGAGTTATAAGTACTGTCCTCAATAATAAACGTGCTGTCCTGGTAGAAGACACTTTCACAGGCCAAGTGTAATCTCAATTTCCCTATTAATGAAAGAGGAACAATCAGTACTTGCCTGGCAATGATGCTTTGAGACTCACACAGTGCTTAGCACACCTAaagagctgcacagccagcctCAAAGTGCTCCATCCAGCTGCTCCACATCAGGGACAGGAGCTTGGATACTTGGAGCATACTTGGAGTCAGGAATTGGCCAGTTTGGTTTGCCTCTGTGTGAGGTCACCTTTTAACTGTGGATGTGGTTTTATGAGTGTCTTTGGAGAAGATTAAACCGTTTATCTTTACATTCCTAGATGTCACTGGGCCAGGTGGTCTGGGAAACCATGccagcaagcaaacaaacactgACTACATTTATCCTTAAATGATTTAACTGGGAAAACCAGATAGGTGCCAGTGTAATCTGGTATTTGCTTGTCTGTAAATACAGAGAGACAGGGGCTTTTGCTAGAATAGCCATTTTGCTCCTTTCAAAAAAATCCGACTTGGTCTGATTACCAGTAATTTTTAAGGCCTGATCCATTTAAAGGACTTTGGACAGAATCCTTAAAGAgcattcacattttttaaactgttcaCTGTCCTGTAACCTTCCACTGTGTTAAGAGGATTAGAAACAGACTGGTATGTACaacatgaagaaagaaagatgcTATAACTGAAAGCTCAATTCTGACCCACAAACATGGTGTGTGCACAGCAAAACACCATCTTCAAACACTGGCCTAGCAATGGTACAAATCATAAATGCAAATGTTTAGCTTTGATTTTGGTAAAGAAGTCTCTGCAGAGTGTATCAGGGAGCACTTCTCCTATAAAGAGTCACTAgatccttttgcttttctttctgtttctgtgttccttcttttttcagttCTCCAAGACCTTTAATTTCTTGCAAAACTTGTGAAGCTTGCCGAAGCTGTTCTACTGCCTCGTTGAGCAACGTCTCTGCCACCACTGGGGGTCCATTCCCCTCCTGGGCCTGTTCCAGCCCTTCACGTAAAACCTTCTGCAGaagcttttctgccttttccctttcattAGCAACCTTCTCCTCCATTTTAGCTAAGCATTGATGGGAATCCTTGGGGAACCCTTGGTCTGGAAGTgctctctgtttatttttggaatCAGAGAGTAAGTCTCCCAGAGAAGAACAGCGAAGTTTGAGacctgaagtgttttctgtagaATCTTTCTTCTCAATAGTTGCTTTTACACTTTCATGGTCTGTTTCTGTAGCTAAGGAAGTCTCTGTCTCTTCTGCTGAAGTTTGCTGTTCCTTCTGGGCTGCGGTCCTCccatttccttcttctgtttcaGCTGTCAGGGATGTGAACTCTGCTACCTCGCTGGCTGTGATCCCGTTCACTGGGGGCTTGGAGCTGCCAGactcctgctcttcccagccccCAGCTTCCAGGTCACCATGGCTGGAGTTCACTGTGGCAAGCATTTTCTCTGGCAAAACCTTAGGAGGAACAGGAGGCTTTGAAacatctgcagcagcattttcagccAGGTTGTCTTTGCCATCATCTCCTGATGATTCCAAGTCTTCTGTCTTTTTAGGTTCAATGGTTGGTTGGTCCCAAGCTACTTTCAGCTTGTCTGGCACACTCTTAGGAAGTGGAATTGGAGCTTTTGATATAACCCTGGTGCTGACCTCAACAAGGTTCTCCTTGTTCTCCTCACTTGGTGCTTGGGATTCTTCCATGTTCTCCTCTGGACTTACAGAGTCCACTTCCATGGCATTTACACTGTCCTTTGATGTGATGCCTTCCTTAAGCTTCTTATCTGGAGGCAGCGGAGGAGACAGAGGGTTTTTATGTTCCTGGTCAGGAACATTGTTCTTTGCctcctggttttcttttgtgcCAGTGGGTTTTGTAGGTGGCATAGGGGGCTTTGGAGTTTCTTTTTGAGGTGGTTCATTGTCACTTTCACTGATAGTGGAATCAAAGGTTGGTGGTCCATTGTCTACTATATCCAGATCTAGTCGCAGGATACCATCTGATGTACACTTGGCAGCCtgaaaaacaagagagaaagTTTTCAATATCTATCATTGATCCTGTGTTTCATCCTTTATTTTCAAGTTAAAGTGAAAAATCCTCACAACCAGCATGGCAAGCAAGGGGTTGCTGCTTCAAGCTAAGAGAGTTGGGACTGTTCAGCCAGGAGAATCTTCAGGGAGACCCTaaagccccttccagtgcctaacAGGGGcttccaagagagctggagagagatttTTCACAAGCCCatgcagtgataggacaaggaggaatggccTTGGGATGAAAGAGgacaggtttagattagatattcagaagaaatttttcactaTGAGGGTGGTtaggccctggcacagagaggctgtagattccccatccctggagtgttcaaggccaggctggaaagggCTCTGAGTAAGCTGGTCTAGTGAAAGGCTCTTTGCCCTCACacatgatttttaaggtcccttccaacccaaagcaaCCCTTGATTCTAAGAAAAGTGCAGAACTTATTTTACTACTTCCTTTGAAAAGAACGCCTTAAAGCCTGTTCCACAATAACCCAATTTCTTGGTTTTCCTGTGGGCACTATTGTTAAGCTCTGCCTTTTTACTCTTTGTCCTGTGGTAGTGGGACCCTCTACCCCCTTCCTTTACAATGTGCCTCCCCAAAAACTCACCTTTCTGCTGTTGAGCTTGACATAAACCAAACTGATCTTTAGATCACTTGGCCAGGGATTGTAATCCTGTTATATTCTGCTTGCTTCTTCTAACCTGACGTCATCCTGGCCTGACCCAGGCCAAGCCTCATCTGGTTAAACCTCCTTCAGACCACAGGCTGTGTGCAAATCTCACTAGTTTTAGGTTTTCCTAAAAAGGATGGACTTAGCAAAGACATTGCAGCGTGTAAGCTCAGTGCCCCGCAGGAAGAACCACAGTGACAGTTCCTGTGTGAGGGAACCCAAAACCACAcgaaggcagagctgcaggcactgcagagacTTTTGTTAAAGCCTCTCTTTGCCTTTCCAGCCCATCAGGGAGACGGAGGCAAGCTGCATCCTGGGGACTTGGCCCTCACCCATCCTCACCTGGCCTGCTTTTAACACTGAAAATCCACGTTCATGCCATTTCCTTCAAGaatctgcagccagcagccatGATACACATCTTTCTGCAGGCTCTATACCCTCATTCCTGCTGCTAAATTTGCCAGCCAGTTTCTCCTGATTTTGGCTGAGGGTGAGAAGTCTTAGAGGTATTAACCTCTGAGGTATCTCATGAAAATAGTGATCTGAGCAGGAAAGAGAGATGTTTTTAGTGCCTAGGGAAGGGCTCCCCACCTTACTGAACCCGTATTAGGCAAGAGAATCCACACTTCATTGTTGCTGTGACTTTTGTCATGTTTTCTTCTGCGGTTTTCTGGAGGATGGGAATCTATGATTCATTCTCATGCATTTCTCTGGGAAAGACGCTCTCCCTCCATTTCTATGCAAAGTAAAAAGTCTCAAGCTATCTCATTTTCTGCACAAGGGTCATCTGAGTGTTGTGCAGGCACATAAGTCAGAGTCTTGGAAGTCTGAAGAAAGAAGGTTTGATTTAAGAACCTTCCTTGCTTGCGATTAATGCTCTGCTAAAATATCAATCTGTCTGTAGAAACTTTTTCATAAATCACAGGAATCAAACATTAGTAAGAATCTCTCCCCTGGAAATGAAATAcaggtttgtggtttttttctttttttttttttttttttttaagtgacagACCCAGAAAATCAGTTAAAAGTGCAGGTTAGTCTATAAAACTGCCTGGgagaataatttattctgtttcagaCCTAGGGAAGGGCTTGTAAGCTTGAAAGCTCATCTGCTTTCTCTGGTTAgcttaataaaaatacagcttttcctCATGGACCATTCAGTTCTTCTACCTTTAGACCACTGTGGGTACAAAATTATCACATCTTTGAAAACAGATATAAGAGCTTCAGTCTCTTCTGATGAAAATGAAACTCTAATGGCTCTGACCAGATGGTGAAGCAGCTTATGAGTTATGAAAAGCTAAATATATGGTAacatgctgcagcagagagagatcTATGGGAACCTGGAGCTTCATTAgagaggtgctggcacagtCTTGTCTGCAGGAAGTTGTTTCCCTTGTCAGCTTTCTCTGGGCTGTCCATACCTGGGGTTTCCCCTGGAGTTTGGTACCTGagtggaaggagcagctctcaTGATCCCAGCTGGTGGGATGGCTCACTCCAACAGAGTGCACCTACCTCCTTTAGGTGGCTCCTTGTGGGCGGCCGACGTCCGTGGGACACCTTCACCCTGTCCCGAGTCACATGGTCCAAGGAAAGGCTCTCATCTACTTTCACCTTTacagggaaagaggagggaaacaaaaaaggaagagggTCATTCATTTCTCAAGATATGTCTACAAAGTTGTCACTGTCACACATGAAATGTTGAAGCATTTGGAGAATATTTCACCACTAGTCTTTACCTCAGAGCTCAGTCACAGCCTGCCTGCAATGTGATGGATATTTAAGGTCTCAGAGGTCTGCAATGGCTGAACTTCTCTCCACCtaagaggcagggaaaaaaggacACAAGGAGCTTTGTCCTCACTGCACCCTGTGCTTGGACCAGCTTCTGCATGTGGCAGAACACAGCACTGAAACTGCTGTTTCCATCTTAGAGGTGAAAGCTCATTAATAACCGTGACCTGACTGTGAACTGTATCAGCAGCACTTTGTTACAGCCCTTCCTTTCCACAGCTCTAATGACTGCAGGATGCTGAGGAGAAGGTGTGAGCAGTGACCTGGATTAattgcagctccagctgaatTAACAAATTTATTCCCTAGAATCAGACAAGAAATCCACTGCCTCACACTCCTAAGGAGGGAGGTCCCAGTGCCCTGACAGGTATTTCTCTGTGCTGGCTCTATGACCATCCACCCACACTGTGATGGCCAAGGGCTGGAGTCTGCTCCCCATGGAGGGGCAGCACCAGCGACCAGGGACACTAAATCATCTGTGTGTCCTTGCACCACAAGTTTGTACAAAAGGAAAGCTGGTGAGGGTGAACTAGggatttaaagagaaaaatggctGGTACAGCATAGTGGTTTTTACAGCTCCTTCAGGGGAGAACAGATAATCCAAGCCAGCTGAGGGCTTGGCCCATTAGCCTGTGCCTGGCCTGTGTGGAAACACTTTAAATCTGAGGTTTGATCCTTACTGGAATGAATGAGAATTAGAGGCTGGCTCCCTCTGTAAGGAGGATAACCCCACAtcacagggcagggaggtgatCTGAGATCCcaccttgctgtgctgctgaagggTGTGCAGAATTCACTGCCCACTGTACCCATATGCTTTTGCCCTCTGCTGAATGAAAGCAAAGTCCAACCTCTCAGAGTTTATACCTCTAGCATATCTACACCAGTTGGCCCTTTTCTCCAAACTTTTCCTCATTGCTTTAGTTTCCTCTGCTAAACAGTTTTGCTGATTGCTTTGTCCTCCCTTACCctgcttattttttcttgtgtcaTTCCCATGGTGGTTTTGTTCATTTCGTTCAGTTactgaaagaaatgcagaagagaTGCTGCTCCTTTGGTTTAGCTCAGGGCTGATTTACAAagagggagcagggcaaggTTAAACAGGCTGTAGGTTGTGCAATTTTTATCCTGTCCTctgtgcagcaggatgggaggAGAATTTGAAAATGCAGGTGTGCTGGGGCCAGAGGCAGGCAGGTTTGGCCAGGGCCACGGAGTAACTTTCCACCAGACTTCTCTCCAGACTGCAGGCAGAATAGCTGGTGGACTGAGTCACTTCACACTTTCCCAGTCCTGAAGACTGGGCTATATCCTAACCAAGTACTTCCATTTCCAGGCTGCTTGGTGCTGAGGATCATGGCAGTGTGGGGAAGATGAGTCCCTCCAGGCTGCATCCCAGCTCTACACaactcagagctgcagctgcttctctaCACCAACCACTTCCATTGGGAGAGGGGGACTCCCAGAAATCCTCTGATCCCAAGCTCTGAAGGGAAGGAACCTACCCTACCTAGCACACcacctttctctttccttggaCAATGGCTGGCATGCAGGAAGGATGGGGAGAACAGGGGTTCAGACAAGTTCTGCTTTTAGCTTAACAAGTGATGGATGagaacacacagaaacacaggagtTTGAAAACTATTTCTCTTACCTCATCAAATACTTTGTTTTTGCCTCTATTGATCCCTTCATTAAGAGCTTTTATCCAGgattccttttcttctgaagttGGAGCTTGAAACTTGATATCATGAACCTGCAAGAACAGAGAGAGAATTTTTGCCTGAGCACTCCTTGTCAGGACCAGAGGTACCTCTGAATCACTTCAGTATCTATATAACATCCAGTCCTAGCCTGTGTTTAAACTACAGATTCCTTTGTGCTTTGGCATTACTCCCACAAACAGGATTTTGTTATGCTGGACAGCTTTCTGTTGTAGTTTTATTTTGGTAACTACTAAAGTAGTAAAAACGTAAGTTTCCTCCTTCTACAAAACACTTGGAATGGCTCTTGGAGCATCAGTGAGTACAGCAAATGGTCACAATGCATAGAGTCAG
The sequence above is drawn from the Ficedula albicollis isolate OC2 chromosome 10, FicAlb1.5, whole genome shotgun sequence genome and encodes:
- the PLEKHO2 gene encoding pleckstrin homology domain-containing family O member 2 isoform X2, with product MEQDTKEGVSEKPKCAPTAEKYGWIKKSSGGLLGLWKDRYIQLRKTQLVVYEDEDEQKCIETVELESYDKCQELRALLKRKNRFILIRSPGKKVHDIKFQAPTSEEKESWIKALNEGINRGKNKVFDEVKVDESLSLDHVTRDRVKVSHGRRPPTRSHLKEAAKCTSDGILRLDLDIVDNGPPTFDSTISESDNEPPQKETPKPPMPPTKPTGTKENQEAKNNVPDQEHKNPLSPPLPPDKKLKEGITSKDSVNAMEVDSVSPEENMEESQAPSEENKENLVEVSTRVISKAPIPLPKSVPDKLKVAWDQPTIEPKKTEDLESSGDDGKDNLAENAAADVSKPPVPPKVLPEKMLATVNSSHGDLEAGGWEEQESGSSKPPVNGITASEVAEFTSLTAETEEGNGRTAAQKEQQTSAEETETSLATETDHESVKATIEKKDSTENTSGLKLRCSSLGDLLSDSKNKQRALPDQGFPKDSHQCLAKMEEKVANEREKAEKLLQKVLREGLEQAQEGNGPPVVAETLLNEAVEQLRQASQVLQEIKGLGELKKEGTQKQKEKQKDLVTLYRRSAP
- the PLEKHO2 gene encoding pleckstrin homology domain-containing family O member 2 isoform X1 translates to MPAESIVLGFIRKPEEQRGEDTALLRGALGTQDTKEGVSEKPKCAPTAEKYGWIKKSSGGLLGLWKDRYIQLRKTQLVVYEDEDEQKCIETVELESYDKCQELRALLKRKNRFILIRSPGKKVHDIKFQAPTSEEKESWIKALNEGINRGKNKVFDEVKVDESLSLDHVTRDRVKVSHGRRPPTRSHLKEAAKCTSDGILRLDLDIVDNGPPTFDSTISESDNEPPQKETPKPPMPPTKPTGTKENQEAKNNVPDQEHKNPLSPPLPPDKKLKEGITSKDSVNAMEVDSVSPEENMEESQAPSEENKENLVEVSTRVISKAPIPLPKSVPDKLKVAWDQPTIEPKKTEDLESSGDDGKDNLAENAAADVSKPPVPPKVLPEKMLATVNSSHGDLEAGGWEEQESGSSKPPVNGITASEVAEFTSLTAETEEGNGRTAAQKEQQTSAEETETSLATETDHESVKATIEKKDSTENTSGLKLRCSSLGDLLSDSKNKQRALPDQGFPKDSHQCLAKMEEKVANEREKAEKLLQKVLREGLEQAQEGNGPPVVAETLLNEAVEQLRQASQVLQEIKGLGELKKEGTQKQKEKQKDLVTLYRRSAP